A window from Zonotrichia albicollis isolate bZonAlb1 chromosome 8, bZonAlb1.hap1, whole genome shotgun sequence encodes these proteins:
- the MYOC gene encoding myocilin has translation MLGVWLLLWGSVALGGRADTAFLRRAHDSSGRCTYSFTVASPVEAACPEAAGGVPELRAELAALAARLSRLESRERGAGGSGPRGAEPGGARDSQQASGLEAAYGELLRAKSRLEEEKGRLEREKEELGRRLESSAQEITRLRAARCPPGREGPSRDTLRAPAKAPRWEPQPLSYQELQSERSEVPVSRLLEETALARPGKEDSGCGQLLWVGEPVVFGRADSIAGKYGVWMKDPEPVPPFTRDNTWRVDTVGTEVRQLFQYEEAEQLARGYPAKVHILPRPLESTGAVIYRGGLFFQPRQSRSVARYDLRGESITAEREIPGAGYHGQYPYSWGGYTDIDLAVDETGLWVIYSTDKARGAIVLSKLDPETLEIRRTWETNIRKRGVANSFLICGTLYTVSSYSAPNATINFAYDTATGTSRALSIPFENRFRYLSMLDYNPAERQLFAWDSFNMVTYPVRLSRP, from the exons ATGCTGGgggtctggctgctgctttggggttCCGTGGCCCTGGGCGGCCGGGCGGACACCGCCTTCCTCCGCCGCGCCCATGACAGCTCCGGGCGCTGCACCTACTCCTTCACGGTGGCCAGCCCCGTGGAGGCCGCCTGCCCCGAGGCTGCCGGCGGCGTGCCCGAGCTGCGCGCCGAGCTGGCCGCCCTCGCCGCCCGCCTGAGTCGGCTGGAGAGCCGAGAGCGAGGagcggggggctcggggccgcGCGGAGCCGAGCCGGGGGGCGCACGGGACTCTCAGCAAGCCTCCGGGCTGGAGGCTGCGTACGGCGAGCTGCTACGGGCCAAGTCCcggctggaggaggagaaggggcgGCTGGAGCGGGAGaaagaggagctgggcaggcgGCTGGAGAGCAGCGCCCAGGAGATCACCCGGCTGCGGGCCGCCCGCTGCCCCCCCGGCAGAGAGGGGCCCAGCCGGGACACGCTGCGTGCCCCCGCCAAGG CGCCGCGCTGGGAGCCGCAGCCCCTGAGCTACCAGGAGCTGCAGTCGGAGAGGAGCGAGGTTCCCGTGTCCCGGCTGCTGGAGGAGACGGCTCTCGCCCGCCCGGGCAAGGAGGACTCAG GCTGCGgccagctgctgtgggtgggggAGCCCGTGGTGTTCGGCCGGGCGGACTCCATCGCGGGCAAGTACGGCGTGTGGATGAAGGACCCCGAGCCCGTGCCGCCCTTCACCCGCGACAACACGTGGCGTGTGGACACCGTGGGCACCGAGGTGCGCCAGCTCTTCCAGTACGAGGAGGCCGAGCAGCTGGCCCGGGGCTACCCCGCCAAGGTGCACATCCTGCCGCGGCCCCTGGAGAGCACGGGGGCCGTCATCTACCGCGGCGGGCTCTTCTTCCAGCCCCGCCAGTCCCGCTCCGTGGCCCGCTACGACCTGCGGGGCGAGAGCATCACGGCCGAGAGGGAGATCCCCGGCGCCGGCTACCACGGGCAGTACCCCTACTCCTGGGGGGGCTACACCGACATCGACCTGGCTGTGGATGAGACGGGGCTCTGGGTCATCTACAGCACCGACAAGGCCCGGGGAGCCATCGTCCTCTCCAAGCTGGACCCCGAGACGCTGGAGATCCGTCGGACCTGGGAGACCAACATCCGCAAGCGGGGGGTGGCCAACTCCTTCCTCATCTGCGGCACCCTCTACACCGTCAGCAGCTACTCTGCGCCCAACGCCACCATCAACTTCGCCTACGACACCGCCACGGGCACCAGCcgtgccctcagcatccccttCGAGAACCGCTTCCGCTACCTCAGCATGCTGGACTACAACCCTGCCGAGCGGCAGCTCTTCGCCTGGGACAGCTTCAACATGGTCACCTACCCCGTCCGCCTGTCCCGGCCGTGA
- the VAMP4 gene encoding vesicle-associated membrane protein 4, with the protein MPPKFKRHLNDDEVTGSVKSERRNLLEEDSDEEEDFFLRGPSGARFGPRNDKIRHVQNQVDEVIDVMQENITKVIERGERLDDLQDKSDSLSDNAAAFSKRAKHLRRQMWWRDCKMKAIIAMVVVILLLVIIVPIVLKYRS; encoded by the exons ATGCCTCCCAAATTCAAGCGGCACCTGAACGACGACGAGGTGACGGGCTCGGTGAAGAGCGAGCGG aGGAACCTGTTGGAGGAAGACTCGGATGAAGAGGAAGACTTTTTCTT GAGGGGACCTTCTGGAGCCAGGTTTGGACCCAGGAATGACAAGATCAGGCA TGTGCAGAACCAGGTGGATGAAGTCATCGATGTCATGCAGGAGAACATCACCAAGGTGATCGAAAGGGGCGAGCGGCTGGACGACCTGCAGGATAAATCAG ACAGTTTGTCAGACAATGCTGCAGCTTTCAGCAAAAGAGCCAAGCATCTCCGGAGGCAGATGTGGTGGCGAGACTGTAag ATGAAGGCGATCATTGCAATGGTGGTGGTCATTCTGCTGCTGGTGATCATCG TGCCCATAGTCCTGAAGTACCGCTCCTGA